The genomic interval CTGTTGCATATGAGTAAAGTTGCAAGTAACCATTGGAATACATTGTGTTTAAACATATCCTATGATTACAGTGGAGGTAGGGAATTGGAATTGCTATTTATTTAATTGCGGCTCATTGGATATCAATCTATAATAACTTGACAAGGTAACAATATCTTATGGCAAGTGATATACACAGAACAAAATGGGGTAATCGATTCATCATTACCGCTATAATTCAGGGAGGTATAATGACGTCGTTAGCGTTATCAATGGTGGCATCCCAGTTTGTTTTTGCAAATAACTTTGACATGATACAGTTTCTATCTTTATCTTTTGAAGGACCTGCAAAATGGTTTTTCCTTGGGATAGTGTTTTATCTTATTTTTATAGTTGCTATAGCAGTTACTGCCATTTTTTACATACACTTGGAAGTTAATCTTAGGCGACAGATTTCTGGCATATTGAGTATACTGGCATGGATTCATCTTGTCGGTATGAATATTGGAGGTCCCTTGACAACCTTGCTCATGATATTTGCGGGATTATCAGGCTCTGGTGTACTATCTGTCTTTATCGAAGGAAAAATAGGTCCTCAAAATATCGATATATTGAATGCACTAACTACCCCAATAGCCCTTTCCATAGGAATTTTAAGCATTGGTGTTATTTGTGGTGGTTTAGCATACACTCTGACTTATATCAAAGGAAAAAAGTGATTGATCTTTATGTTGATCCATAGCCTATGTGGTGGTGGTGGTGGATACAATTACTACTCCTGTCATCGTAGGATGAATGCTGCAGTAGTAGTTGAATGTCCCTGGATTCTCAAATGTATGCCTATATGTCATTTCGTGAGCCTTTTAAACCTCATGAAACGAAAAATAATTGTATAATGAACTTGCAAATCATATTTGCACATTTCTTTATACAAGAAATCATCAAAATAGTTAAATATTTCATTTCTATATCTACTGCCGATGCAATTGTCATCCATATCTATCCTCCTTGTAGATGATGAAAAAGAGTTAGCTGACCTGTACGGCGAATTTGCATCAAGTTGTGGAGTTAATGTTGTTTCATATACCAAACCATTCATGGCACTAAAGCACTACAAACAAAATCTCTACAAATATTCTTTAGTCATAACCGATTTAATTATGCCAAAAATAAACGGAATCGAATTTGCAAACGAAATAAGGAGACTCGGCACATCAATAATGATAATTCTCATGATTCCATTTGATGTTGTGGGCTTGGAAGAAATGCCTGCTTATCACTCAGCAAAAATTAGTAAAATCCTTAAAAAACCGATCAAGATTAATACTTTTAGAAAGATTATTCAAACAAGCGTACAAATTCCATAACCTGTTGACATTAGGATAAATCGAATGTTATATTTGCAAACCTTTATCTCTACTAACAAAAGCGAAGCCAAGCTTCAATTAGATTCTAACTATAGTAGGCTCTATTTCATAGGAGGGGTGTATAATGGATCACAGAATTATTATTATTGAATTAGCAATTTGGACAAACTATAAAGTTCAAATGGCATTACAAGAATGTCTTTTTCGTCAATCGCAGTAGATTGCAACTCATCCTTAGAAAACTGCTTCTTCATGTTAGTTGTTACTAGAATTATTTTTTGTGAGTTATCACTTTGGCGTATTTTCTTTGCAACATCCAAACCCTTTTTTCCTTTTAAATGTGTGTCTAAAACAACAGCATCATACTTCTTTCCATTATTCTTGCTTTGAAGAAACGTAGTTAGTGCCTATTACCATTGTCGACGATCTCTGATTCAGCGCCTAGTAAGTCTAGGTATGCTTTAAATAAAGACTGTAGTTCTATTTCTGATTCTGCAATCAAAAAACGTGCTTGTCTTAGTTCATTAGATAATCCTGTATGTTTCTTTTGTTCAAATCGCATTACATTACCCTCATCATTATCATAATTCGGATTATTAGCTTCAGGATGAGTATTTTTCTTATTCCTCTCTGATATTGAAAGTACGAATGATTCTTTCTCGTTCTCTAGATTTTCATGTTGTAATGGCATTTGGTCTGAGATCCCGCAAGTTGTGTTACGAATATAATCAATAAACATCTCGATACACCTTAGTCATAATAGTAGAATCAACATTGTATATATAATCATGTATTTGGCAATTTTTGAACCAAAGACTCATAATCTGGTACCAAGTGATTTCCGATCTCATTTCCATAACACTGTTTCAAGATAAGACAAAATAAATGATATTTGAATGAATATCATAGTTAGGTAATTAACTCATTCAGAGTGTTGTTCATATTTCTAGTTTGATCCCTAATGAGGCTTGTTCTCTTGTACCAATACATGAACCTTAATCACAACAATCAAAGATTTTATGGTAATCGCCTTAACTAAAATTATGGAACTCCTATCCATCAATTATGACTGTAAGGATAAAAATAATCGAACCATCTGAGGATATTTATTACCTACAAAATCAAATTGAAATCTTCTTAAAAGATTACCGGTTCAAATTTGGCACTGGATACAAAATACACTACTCTACTGCAGCTGCTGGTGACAATCTGGGGGGAATAAGTTATTCGGCCCTAATAGAGTATAATGATGAAGATAGCTAGAAAGATTAGACCACAATGGAAGTGTATAGATTCTATTTTGTTTTAATTGTTATCATATGAGGAAATAAGAGATTTATAAAAAAAGAGAGGGATTTTTAGACATTTTTATTGCTTGTAAACTCTTCCTACATTAGAAAAGCGGTTCATATCCTCTTACATAGATAGTATAATGGTCAATTCCATTTACTTCCTCAGGCATTGCAAAGAGTCCAAATCCTGAGAACAAATCTATTGAGAAGGGGGAGTTATCAGCTGGCGGAAGTGATTCAACTAAAGGTCTTCCCTGAGCTATCCCAAGAAAAGAATCATCACTATCAAAAAGTACCGCATATATTGATATAGAAGATTGTTCGTTTGTAGAATTATTTGTAACTGTTCCTGTTATTTGGTTTGATTCTCCGCGAAATCTAAGGTCGGTTATAGTAAGATTTTCACTTTTTCCTATTGTAGCTTCGGGATCAGTTGTATTTGCATTTAGATTTGAAGTTGTATCAACATTTGTCGCAGTATCAAGCGGTTGTCCATAAGCAAGAGGCATTGCTAGCATAAAAACAAGAGTCGAGAGGATAACAGAAAGAATTTCTTTCATTGTCCTCTCTAATTAAAAGATATTAATTAAATTTTCTTTGTAAGCGGATTAAAATTTGTAAACAATGGATAACTTAACTGAGCCTCTGACTATAAGAATACATACTCAAATTTGGTTCCTATTATCATCATCATCATCTTAACAATGGCTGTAGCTTGACTTTTTTCTTTTTCATTGATGGAACGAGAACTTCAAGTCTTATCTTTTTTGCCAACACTAAGCTTGGGGTGGTTTATTTTATATACGTTTGTATGCAATATATTATAACTATTGTATGTAGATTTCTTGTTTTTATAAAATTTAGAAATAATCTAAAATTAATTCAAAAAATTATATATGATAAAGAATATAAGAAATTAAGGGAAACAAATGCAATGTATTCTACTGTTTTTGGTAATTGGCACCTTGGATCATGCTAGTTTTCATGTAAAATTTTTTTGAATTTAACTTATTGCCACATTTACATATTTGATACTATTATGCTGATAGTGTACCTTCTTCTATATTCGTACAATTGGTAACCTTTCTCCCTTTAGTGTCCACTACTACATCGTGACACTGTACTAGTGTAGAAAAATACATACAATTAGAAAATATATCGAATAGTGACTTAGGATAAATACATACATGTGATCAGGTAAATGGTTTTTGGTGCTACCAGGTCTCTAAGTTAATACATCGCTCAAAGTATCCGTTTTTGAAATGCATACTAGCACAATCCATTGTTAAACGTGCTTCTTTGTATAATGTGTCTATACGTCCTTTTACACTTTACCCGCTACCAGTTTGGCTAACTTGATAATGAGTTTTAAATTTCCAGTTACTGCTTTTTTGTAATAAAGGTGTAAGTTAAACATGGGAAAATTGTCATCTTCTATGTTCTTCCGATACACCTCATTTTGAGAAGCAAAGTTCCTGATGCAATTAAGTGAAATCTTATTAATCTCTATAGAGAATATCTACCATGCCTATAGTTAATGTGCAAATGTATAGTGGAAGAACTCAAAAGGAAAAAGATAGATTGGCAGAAGCAATTACTGAGGATATAGTTAAGATATTGAATGTGGGCAAAGAAGACGTTATAGTAGTATTTACTGAAGCACCTCATGGAAATTGGTATGCTTCTGGTGTTCGTCTATAAGAAACAATAGAGAAAGAAATACAAATATTATTTTAGACAATTCCTTTATTGATCTCTAAAGTTTAAGAAAAAATACTTAGAATTTCAAAATTATCAATTGAGTGTTAATGTCAGCCAAAAGCAATGATAATTGAATACATCATAAAGCAAGCATAAAATAGTTTCTGAAATAGGAACGAATATTGTTGTATATGTATAAAGAAAAGTATTACAAAATATTTCTGAATTTTTTGATCTCTAAAGTTTCAAAATCAGTCCAAATATTATAACCAGTGAAAACAAATACCTGAAAGTGTAAATGGGGAATGTATGTATAACCTGTCATGCCGACTTTAGATATTACCTCCCCTGCACGAACCTTTTGATTTAATTTGACCGACGAGCTTTTAAAATCAAGATGGTCATAACGAGAATACTCACCATTGGAATGCCTTATTGTAATAAAGTTTGTATAAAACCAATATGATGCATCAGGTCCTACTACATTCGAATCATCTTTAATATAAGTTACCACTCCTTCTGCTGCCGCGAGAACTGGTGTATTATTGGGAACGATAAAATCTATAGCATTACGGAGCCTACCTACATGCGCAGGAGACGAATGTCTATCGATTCTTTGTAACATTTTTCTAGGTACAGGAATTCGGTACGAGTTCTTTGTCCTCATCTATGGAAAATATTCACTTTGTACAAGTTATAAATCAAAATACTATATGAAGACCTACTAAATATTGGGTCCTGTGAGAATAATGACCTCCATTATTGTATCCAAAACTAAAAATACCAAAATTAACCGCGGACCTTGTTTCTTAATGGGTAGGTAGGTATTCAATGAATATTGGTTTACATAGTTTTAGCCGTCAATAAAGGACTGGGAATCTAAATTGAATTTTTTTTTAGATTTATGATTCAGGCAAAATATTCAAGGTAATGGGTTATAATCAATCATGTAAAACCAATAATATGACAAGAGTCAAGACCTATGACAACCAACAATTGTCCGACCTGGAAAAAAGTATCAACGAGTTTCTAAAAAAGGATGAAGTAGATCGCTTGATAGATGTTAAGTTTACCGCTATTAGTAAAAACGATGTTGACAAATACGCAGCTTTAATTGTTTACGAAGAGAATATTACCCCAGGGAAAGAAGATCCTCAAATTTATGAATAATATCCAATTTTCCAACCACAATACTCATATTCATAATTCTTAAATAATCGCAATCTAACTGTTGAACATGCTTAATGGCAATAGATTAAAGGTATTTGCTTTTGATTCGATGATAGTTGTGTTTTCCTTAATATTATTATCATCATTATTAACAAACACCATTGTAGCACAACCACAACCACAAGAACAAGAACAAGAACAACAATTGAATTATTCTTCTAATTCATTTAATAACTCCATACAATCTACGAACACGACAGCATTATCGGGTGCACAGTTAACTACATCAAATGCGTCAGCCAATGAATTCATGCTTCCATCGTTATTTGCTAAAAATGAAAAATCAATAGTATCGATTATAGCCAAATTACCCATGGTCAATGGTTCTGAAGTGAACTCAAGTAATATACAAAATAACAGCAGTATTTCCAATAATCAATCAGATGCATTTGGAACTGGATTTATTTATGATACTAAAGGCCATGTAATAACTACCGATAGTGTTATTGCTGGTTCCCATTTACAAGAAGTAGAATTTATGGATGGTACAATTTATTACGCAGAGGTGGTAGGCTCTGATCCTTATTCGGATATCACAGTACTACATGTAAAAGGGGTACCAGAAAACAAACTAAAGCCAGTAGAATTCATAAACAATTCTTCTGATTTGCTGGTAGGGGAACAAGCTGCAACTATTGGGACTTCTGGTATGTTAAGTGGACTGTTATCTAATGGAATAATTAGCGGGGTGCACAAAACAATTGATTTAACACTTATTGATGAAGATGCACTACCATATGCTGTTGTTGATGCCATAGTGTCTAATGTAGTAACAAATCCTGGGAGTGTAGGAGCACCACTTTTTAACATGGATGGAAAGGTAATAGGAATGAACACTGTAGTTTCCTCCAAATCTGAAGAATATGCAGGATTTAGCATTGCTATTTCATCCAACATCATAAAGAATGAAGTTCCTCAAATTATTTCAACTGGCACTTATGAGCATCCATGGCTTGGTATTACTGGTACTGACTTGACACCTGACATAATATCTGCAATTGGATTGAATAATAATGAGACCAAAGGTGTTTTGGTAGTGGAAGTAGATCAAGGAAGCCCAGCCGAAATAGGAGGGTTAACAGAAGGTACTCCAGAGAATAGTGTTTATCTAGGTAATAATGAAACTGCGAATTCTGATGCCGATATTATTGTAGGGTTAGATGCCACGCCTGTCCATAAAATAGAGAACATTGCAAATTATTTCCAAGGTAAATCAGTAGGCGACATTGTAATTTTAGAGATACTTAGGAACGGGGATATACAGAATATGAATATAACTCTCACTGCGAGGCCCTAACTTCCTACTTGGTATAGTACGCTGACATGGATAAAAACATCATCTGTATACAACAAGGATGGCATCCATTTACTTGAATTATTAGATGCAAGAAAAGAATAATTTGTTTTGCTTCCAATAAAATTATAATCAAGAAGATATATTGGGAACGATTGATTTTTTTTATAGAAAAATTGTGGACAAGCTCCTAGTCTCATTAGATTAACATTGAAAATTAATATCGATACTAATTACTAAAGATTCATTCCTAGTAAATAGTAAAAGGCATCAATAAACTCCTTGACCCCGCCATCATCCACGATTGGTCTCAAGTCTCATGTTTTGATAGGCCTTTGTAAGATATCCTATGTCAACTATGGAAAGTAGTTTGCGATCTACAATTCGTCGTCATAGTTTCTTACAAAACTCTACTTATGACATGAATGTAGCCTTTATCCTATTCCTAGGATATTATTATACTAACATGATAGTAAATAAGTATATTACTTTCTTTTCATATTTTGAATAAAATATTCACATGTTGTCATATTTATGAATATAACACAAAATGGTTCAAAAATATCATTCAGACAATTAATCGTTTTTTAAATATTAATGAAATAGCAAAACTTTGTTTTATCATGTTTTATCATGTTTGGGACACTATCTAAAAAATTTATAACACTTTCAAACAAGTTTTATATCTTGATAACTTTTTTAACATGTTCGATGCATATTCGTTACCACGTTGAAAAATTATCCTTCTCAGTCAAAAGATTCAGCTTGATGTAAAATTGTTGAGCTAATTGTCTCCATGGTTTACTTTGTCATCATTTTATAGTATATTAAACGATGATTAACAATGAATACAAACAAAATAATGCTTGTTAGTCTCTCATTTGCTTTAGGTGCAATATTGCTTTCCTCGGGCAATGCATTAAGCCTCTCGTTTGCTCAATCAAACACTCTTAGTCAATCGAATAATATAGATCAAACAAGTGATGACGGTGAAGACCAGACGAATAATGGCGGTGATGACAATAACTCTGTACAGCAGAATTATGATGATTTCCAGAATTGCCTTGAAGATGAAGCTGGCACGTCAGGATCCGCTACTGAAGAACAGATAAGAGATTGTTTTGCTCCAATTTACATAGGCGGTAATGAAAACGATGACGAAAACGATAACAACGACAACTGATTGAGATAACCATACTGGAAGAGATCAGTTAGTAGTAACTATCTATATCTTTTTTAAAACTATATATAATTATTTTTTTGCCAATTCTTTGTTTCCAAAATCGAAAAAATTCTTCAATTTAGTTTGAATTTGAACTTGTAGTGCTGTATGTATCAGATAACTTTTATTATTAAAGGGGTTATTATTGATCAAAAGTCTAATCGTCTAAATGTTATTGCAATGGTACCTGATTTTCTTTTTTTACAGGAGTAACAAACTTTTCATATCAATTATCCAAATCAGACATTCATGGGGCGAGTATCTGTTCAATCAAACCATGAACTAGCGCTTGGCAAAAAAAGATTTTCATGTCAGGTAGTCATAGGTTTATACTTTGACAGATAACGGCAAGCATAAGTCTAAAACTGAAAATCAAGCAATTTTCTCATGTTGAAAGTCAATAATTTGATGATTCTACAAAGGATATGAAAATTAAGAGGATACTTGTATCAGTCTACTAAAGCCACCAAATGACACTACCGAACCAGGCGTAATTAGTCTCATGAATTCTTTGAAGAGAGGCTCTATACTTTTATCGCCTTCCATGCTTTTAGAAAATTGTTTTACATGTTCTTCGTCTCTATAAGATTGGATCTCAAGCCACACTTCTTCCTCTTCAGAAGCAGAAATGGTTTTTGATAGATTTACAAATTCCATTATATCCTCTCTATTGGCAAGGGAAAACACTTCAAAGTTAGAGACACCATGTTTCATGAAG from Candidatus Nitrosocosmicus hydrocola carries:
- a CDS encoding sporulation protein Cse60 is translated as MTRVKTYDNQQLSDLEKSINEFLKKDEVDRLIDVKFTAISKNDVDKYAALIVYEENITPGKEDPQIYE
- a CDS encoding response regulator produces the protein MQLSSISILLVDDEKELADLYGEFASSCGVNVVSYTKPFMALKHYKQNLYKYSLVITDLIMPKINGIEFANEIRRLGTSIMIILMIPFDVVGLEEMPAYHSAKISKILKKPIKINTFRKIIQTSVQIP
- a CDS encoding M23 family metallopeptidase — translated: MRTKNSYRIPVPRKMLQRIDRHSSPAHVGRLRNAIDFIVPNNTPVLAAAEGVVTYIKDDSNVVGPDASYWFYTNFITIRHSNGEYSRYDHLDFKSSSVKLNQKVRAGEVISKVGMTGYTYIPHLHFQVFVFTGYNIWTDFETLEIKKFRNIL
- a CDS encoding DUF1428 family protein — protein: MSNDTNTSSSQKVPRNHIEIFLYRAPTKNHEEMMEVNRQSRDFFMKHGVSNFEVFSLANREDIMEFVNLSKTISASEEEEVWLEIQSYRDEEHVKQFSKSMEGDKSIEPLFKEFMRLITPGSVVSFGGFSRLIQVSS
- a CDS encoding FxLYD domain-containing protein is translated as MKEILSVILSTLVFMLAMPLAYGQPLDTATNVDTTSNLNANTTDPEATIGKSENLTITDLRFRGESNQITGTVTNNSTNEQSSISIYAVLFDSDDSFLGIAQGRPLVESLPPADNSPFSIDLFSGFGLFAMPEEVNGIDHYTIYVRGYEPLF
- a CDS encoding S1C family serine protease, coding for MLNGNRLKVFAFDSMIVVFSLILLSSLLTNTIVAQPQPQEQEQEQQLNYSSNSFNNSIQSTNTTALSGAQLTTSNASANEFMLPSLFAKNEKSIVSIIAKLPMVNGSEVNSSNIQNNSSISNNQSDAFGTGFIYDTKGHVITTDSVIAGSHLQEVEFMDGTIYYAEVVGSDPYSDITVLHVKGVPENKLKPVEFINNSSDLLVGEQAATIGTSGMLSGLLSNGIISGVHKTIDLTLIDEDALPYAVVDAIVSNVVTNPGSVGAPLFNMDGKVIGMNTVVSSKSEEYAGFSIAISSNIIKNEVPQIISTGTYEHPWLGITGTDLTPDIISAIGLNNNETKGVLVVEVDQGSPAEIGGLTEGTPENSVYLGNNETANSDADIIVGLDATPVHKIENIANYFQGKSVGDIVILEILRNGDIQNMNITLTARP
- a CDS encoding tautomerase family protein — translated: MPIVNVQMYSGRTQKEKDRLAEAITEDIVKILNVGKEDVIVVFTEAPHGNWYASGVRL